The following proteins are encoded in a genomic region of Streptomyces lunaelactis:
- a CDS encoding PhoH family protein, which produces MTQTPTAQNPAPGQARAHFTVPAKHPMVTVLGSGDALLRVIEKAFPAADIHVRGNQVSAVGDAVEVALIQRLFDEMMLVLRTGQPMTEDAVERSIAMLRAGENGNGGGETPAEVLTQNILSSRGRTIRPKTLNQKRYVDAIDKHTIVFGIGPAGTGKTYLAMAKAVQALQSKQVTRIILTRPAVEAGERLGFLPGTLYEKIDPYLRPLYDALHDMLDPDSIPRLMAAGTIEVAPLAYMRGRTLNDAFIILDEAQNTSAEQMKMFLTRLGFDSKIVVTGDVTQVDLPNGTKSGLRQVQGILDGVEDVHFSRLTSEDVVRHKLVGRIVDAYEKYDDQNGHANGK; this is translated from the coding sequence ATGACTCAGACACCTACAGCCCAGAACCCGGCGCCCGGGCAGGCGCGAGCCCACTTCACCGTCCCCGCCAAGCATCCGATGGTGACGGTCCTCGGTTCGGGTGACGCCCTGCTGCGCGTGATCGAGAAGGCCTTCCCGGCGGCCGACATCCATGTCCGGGGAAATCAGGTGAGCGCAGTCGGCGACGCGGTGGAAGTCGCCCTGATCCAGCGCCTGTTCGACGAGATGATGCTCGTGCTCCGCACCGGGCAGCCGATGACGGAGGACGCGGTGGAACGCTCGATCGCCATGCTCAGAGCAGGCGAAAACGGCAATGGCGGCGGCGAGACCCCGGCCGAGGTGCTCACGCAGAACATCCTCTCCAGCCGCGGCCGGACCATCCGTCCCAAGACCCTCAACCAGAAGCGGTACGTCGACGCGATCGACAAGCACACGATCGTGTTCGGCATCGGCCCCGCCGGTACCGGCAAGACGTATCTCGCCATGGCGAAGGCGGTCCAGGCCCTGCAGTCCAAGCAGGTCACCCGGATCATCCTGACCCGTCCCGCCGTGGAGGCGGGCGAGCGGCTCGGCTTCCTGCCCGGCACCCTCTACGAGAAGATCGACCCGTATCTGCGGCCGCTCTACGACGCGCTGCACGACATGCTCGACCCCGACTCGATCCCGCGGCTGATGGCGGCGGGCACCATCGAGGTCGCGCCCCTGGCGTACATGCGCGGCCGGACGCTCAACGACGCGTTCATCATCCTCGACGAGGCGCAGAACACCAGCGCCGAGCAGATGAAGATGTTCCTGACCCGGCTCGGCTTCGACTCGAAGATCGTCGTCACAGGTGACGTCACCCAGGTCGACCTGCCGAACGGCACCAAGAGCGGACTGCGCCAGGTCCAGGGCATCCTGGACGGCGTCGAGGACGTGCACTTCTCCCGGCTCACGAGCGAGGATGTCGTACGGCACAAGCTCGTCGGCCGTATCGTCGACGCGTACGAGAAGTACGACGACCAAAACGGGCACGCGAACGGGAAGTAG
- a CDS encoding glucarate dehydratase family protein gives MTQDLTISEVRLTPVLVADPPLLNTQGVHQPYTPRLIVEVVTADGITGVGETYGDTKYLDLAAPLADALPGCRVSDVNGLHRLADLVCGDSPEATGADAVDVGGLRGVQTADKLRLSVVSGFEVACLDALGKALGLPVHALLGGKVRDAVDYSAYLFYRWAEHPGGAGESDDWGAAVDPAGIVAQARRFSREYGFASFKLKGGVFEPDEEIAAVRALAEAFPGQPLRLDPNGAWSVETSLRVAEELGDVLEYMEDPASGTERMVQVAAGTEVPLATNMCVTTFAEIPEAFARGAVQVVLCDHHYWGGLRNTRELAAICRTFGVGLSMHSNTHLGISLAAMTHVAAVVPNLDYACDSHYPWQTEDVITERLDFKDGCLAVSDLPGLGVELDRRRLAFLHRRWLDDDGTMRDRDDAAAMRVAEPGRTSPPVPRW, from the coding sequence ATGACGCAGGACCTGACGATCAGTGAGGTGCGGCTCACCCCTGTCCTCGTCGCCGACCCGCCACTGCTCAACACGCAGGGTGTGCACCAGCCGTACACCCCGCGCCTGATCGTCGAGGTCGTCACGGCCGACGGCATCACCGGCGTGGGCGAGACCTACGGCGACACCAAGTACCTTGATCTGGCGGCCCCGTTGGCGGACGCCCTGCCCGGCTGCCGGGTCAGCGATGTGAACGGGCTGCACCGGCTCGCGGACCTGGTGTGCGGCGACTCGCCCGAGGCCACCGGCGCGGACGCCGTCGACGTCGGCGGCCTGCGCGGCGTGCAGACCGCCGACAAGCTGCGGCTCTCGGTCGTCTCGGGCTTCGAGGTCGCCTGCCTCGACGCGCTCGGCAAGGCGCTGGGCCTGCCGGTGCACGCGCTGCTCGGCGGCAAGGTGCGTGACGCCGTCGACTACAGCGCGTACCTCTTCTACCGCTGGGCCGAACACCCCGGCGGGGCGGGCGAGTCCGACGACTGGGGCGCCGCGGTCGACCCGGCGGGCATCGTCGCGCAGGCCCGGCGCTTCTCCCGCGAGTACGGCTTCGCCTCCTTCAAGCTCAAGGGCGGCGTCTTCGAGCCGGACGAGGAGATCGCGGCGGTCCGCGCGCTGGCGGAGGCGTTCCCCGGTCAGCCGCTGCGACTCGACCCCAACGGCGCCTGGTCGGTCGAGACCTCGCTGAGGGTCGCGGAGGAGCTGGGGGACGTACTCGAGTACATGGAGGACCCGGCGAGCGGCACCGAGCGGATGGTGCAGGTCGCGGCCGGCACCGAGGTCCCGCTCGCGACGAACATGTGCGTGACGACCTTCGCGGAGATTCCGGAGGCCTTCGCGCGCGGGGCCGTCCAGGTCGTCCTCTGCGACCACCACTACTGGGGCGGGCTGCGCAACACCCGTGAACTGGCCGCGATCTGCCGGACGTTCGGGGTCGGTCTGTCCATGCACTCCAACACCCACCTGGGCATCAGCCTCGCCGCGATGACGCATGTCGCCGCGGTTGTCCCCAACCTGGACTACGCCTGCGACAGCCACTACCCGTGGCAGACCGAGGACGTGATCACCGAGCGCCTCGACTTCAAGGACGGGTGCCTGGCTGTCAGCGACCTTCCCGGTCTCGGCGTCGAGCTCGACCGCCGGCGGCTGGCCTTCCTGCACCGGCGCTGGCTCGACGACGACGGCACGATGCGGGACCGCGACGACGCGGCGGCGATGCGGGTGGCGGAGCCGGGCCGGACGTCCCCGCCGGTCCCCCGCTGGTAG